A window of the Theileria parva strain Muguga chromosome 2, complete sequence, whole genome shotgun sequence genome harbors these coding sequences:
- the CPK3 gene encoding Protein kinase domain protein, giving the protein MATNRKLSVQTRSMNSWNLVNNGHKCISEKALDKKINEAILVPKGNKPPVSEEKRTPTTTVTNNSFFSSSITTSTTATTISTKQYNYYSNIISSTLTNNAVTNTPLKGVTENCCPSKDISPLAKSPEQKKSNKDIKYKSYKETTLKCTKNVCKDFSFRTKAVERGLVGEPLDKNFSSVLKGNYTTYRKKYLEGPVVGRGSFGVVKTLFSMVEILDLYQFIPTKLRPPINNLSLGIKRLSENRYEFCGVSLTSPTRAAKIMNFDKIKKTGSKNLLHILREVSIGSWNDHPNIVKVKEIYLNEQIIKYLNNINNLDDREMILTGKNNNVYLVMEYCSGGDLSKLVIDEVNKENIIPRIFVQIFKSLSYINSRGIAHRDVKPENFLITVNEKETKSEDAEIKDNDDITVKLADFGLANSSPRVLKTRAGTPYYVAPEIIKCNGHNCYSVKCDSWSAGIMLHIFLLGTCPFHDESDVKKLNKVVNEEIDWTHQIYATIPPEAYDLLKKLLVKNPSKRISTTDSLKHLYFQKFTGYAPLLRSINGNTLIDKLIQFYKFPILKRVALCIMIRQISEYKLDSLTHMYKYLVSFSQDLNTLTIPSLTNYVNYYKLNSELNKDSTYNNKIDKLYYLKQFLNIDEIGFTEFVASQMASELCQNNDLIANVFAGLHSDLPGRRSLFINEQDLARLTTSYTHDYSNLGINADLDQDLELKLEADAQILSSINHIISDACEYSDKIYSQNKMEGNSHGLGGFLRSTRGPDKEASMSIDEFFLMMSFNLIDHSHKEEGRQIRIKRKKVK; this is encoded by the exons atggCAACTAATAGGAAATTATCTGTTCAAACAAGATCTATGAACTCGTGGAATCTTGTCAACAACGGCCACAAATGCATCAGTGAAAAGGCACTAGATAAGAAGATAAACGAGGCGATACTGGTGCCAAAAGGCAACAAACCACCAGTTTCTGAAGAGAAGAGAACGCCAACCACTACGGTAACCAACAACTCGTTCTTCTCGAGCTCAATAACCACGAGCACAACAGCGACCACAATCTCGACAAAACAGTACAATTATTACTCTAACATCATTTCCAGCACTCTTACGAACAATGCAGTCACCAACACACCACTCAAAGGTGTGACGGAAAATTGCTGTCCCTCGAAGGACATCTCTCCACTCGCGAAGAGCCCGGAACAAAAGAAGAGTAACAAAGATATCAAGTACAAGTCGTACAAGGAGACGACACTTAAGTGCACGAAGAATGTTTGTAAGGATTTTAGTTTTCGGACTAAGGCTGTTGAAAGGGGCCTGGTGGGTGAGCCTTTGGACAAGAACTTCAGCAGCGTGCTGAAGGGAAACTATACGACGTATAGGAAAAAGTATTTGGAAGGCCCTGTTGTTGGACGGGGGAGTTTCGGAGTCGTGAAAACGCTCTTCAGCATGGTTGAGATTCTGGATTTGTACCAGTTCATCCCGACCAAGCTGAGGCCGccaattaacaatttatccCTGGGAATAAAGAGACTGAGCGAGAATAGGTACGAGTTCTGCGGAGTCAGCTTGACGAGTCCAACGAGAGCCGCGAAGATAATGAACTTTGACAAGATCAAGAAGACCGGCTCGAAGAACTTGCTCCACATTTTACGCGAAGTCTCAATTGGCTCCTGGAACGACCACCCGAACATCGTCAAGGTCAAGGAGATCTATCTCAATGAACAGATAATTAAATACCTCAACAACATAAACAACCTGGATGACCGGGAAATGATCTTGACTGGGAAGAACAACAACGTCTACTTGGTGATGGAGTACTGTAGCGGGGGCGACCTCAGCAAGTTAGTGATCGACGAGGTTAACAAGGAAAACATAATACCCAGAATATTTGTGCAAATATTCAAGTCACTCTCGTACATTAACTCGCGAGGCATTGCGCACCGCGACGTCAAGCCAGAGAACTTTCTCATCACCGTTAACGAAAAGGAAACAAAGTCTGAAGACGCTGAAATTAAAGATAACGATGACATCACCGTCAAACTCGCCGATTTCGGACTCGCCAATTCCTCACCAAGAGTACTCAAAACCAGAGCAG GTACGCCGTATTATGTGGCACCGGAGATAATTAAGTGTAACGGTCACAACTGTTACAGCGTGAAGTGTGACTCGTGGTCGGCGGGAATTATGTTACACATATTTCTGTTGGGAACGTGCCCGTTCCACGACGAGTCAGACGTTAAGAAGTTGAACAAGGTGGTGAACGAGGAAATCGACTGGACACATCAAATTTATGCCACGATACCACCCGAGGCCTATGACCTCCTCAAGAAACTCTTGGTCAAAAACCCATCCAAACGAATCTCCACCACCGACTCACTCAAACACCTCTATTTCCAAAAATTCACGG GGTATGCGCCTCTGCTCCGAAGTATTAATGGAAATACGTTGATTGACAAGTTGATCCAGTTTTACAAGTTCCCGATACTCAAGAGAGTTGCGTTGTGCATAATGATAAGGCAGATTTCGGAGTATAAGCTGGACAGCCTGACGCATATGTACAAGTACCTGGTGTCATTCTCGCAGGACTTAAACACCCTGACAATACCATCATTGACCAACTACGTCAACTACTACAAACTCAACTCTGAATTAAACAAGGACAGCACGTACAACAACAAGATTGACAAGCTTTACTACCTCAAGCAGTTTCTAAACATTGACGAGATAGGGTTCACGGAGTTTGTGGCCTCGCAAATGGCCTCAGAACTCTGCCAGAACAACGACCTGATAGCAAACGTGTTCGCAGGACTCCACTCGGACTTGCCAGGAAGACGTAGTCTCTTCATCAACGAGCAGGACTTGGCAAGGCTGACGACGAGTTACACGCACGATTACTCAAACCTAGGAATTAACGCTGATCTGGACCAGGACCTGGAGCTTAAGCTGGAAGCCGACGCGCAAATACTCAGCAGCATCAACCACATCATCAGCGACGCCTGCGAGTACTCCGACAAGATTTACTCCCAGAATAAGATGGAGGGGAACTCACACGGACTCGGCGGATTTCTCAGGTCAACCAGGGGCCCAGACAAGGAAGCCTCAATGTCAATCGACGAATTCTTCCTCATGATGAGCTTCAACCTCATTGACCACTCACACAAGGAAGAAGGAAGACAAATAAGAATCAAAAGAAAAAAAGTCAAGTAA